In one window of Streptomyces roseofulvus DNA:
- a CDS encoding DUF6191 domain-containing protein, producing MEFAVFVTLPGLVILLTVVAFADQFLRMTGRGKRRGTVSSTGFEQLHATFSPGKQSELKERQSALLLRDDEEDGAPPRRTTVDLAGGRAVIRLRPDATP from the coding sequence TGACGCTGCCCGGGCTGGTCATCCTGCTGACCGTCGTGGCCTTCGCCGACCAGTTCCTGCGCATGACCGGCCGCGGGAAGCGCCGGGGCACGGTCTCGTCGACCGGTTTCGAGCAGTTGCACGCCACCTTCTCGCCGGGGAAGCAGAGCGAGCTGAAGGAGCGGCAGAGCGCCCTGCTGCTCCGGGACGACGAGGAGGACGGCGCGCCGCCGCGCCGGACCACGGTGGATCTGGCGGGCGGCCGGGCGGTGATCCGGCTCAGGCCGGACGCGACGCCTTGA
- a CDS encoding class I SAM-dependent methyltransferase produces MYSPTPDDWHEANRARWDERVPIHAASEFYDLDAFRAGKDALRDFELAEVGDVTGRSLLHLQCHIGLDTLSWARHGAARVVGLDFSEPAVDTARSLAADLGLGPDRAAFVASDVYDAAEAVPDRAYDIVYTGVGALCWLPDLDRWAEIAAALVAPGGFLYVSEFHPLADSFDDETGSTLVHDYFVRDPWVDTTPGTYADIDAPTVHNRSVEWVHPVGEVVTALAKAGLRIEFLHEHDVTLVPRYATLERHEDGYHRFPAGRPRVPLMYSLKASRPA; encoded by the coding sequence ATGTACTCCCCGACCCCCGACGACTGGCACGAGGCCAACCGCGCCCGCTGGGACGAGCGCGTGCCGATCCACGCCGCCAGCGAGTTCTACGACCTCGACGCCTTCCGCGCCGGCAAGGACGCCCTGCGCGACTTCGAGCTCGCCGAGGTCGGCGACGTCACCGGCCGCAGCCTCCTGCACCTCCAGTGCCACATCGGCCTCGACACCCTCTCCTGGGCCCGGCACGGCGCCGCCCGCGTCGTCGGCCTCGACTTCTCGGAGCCGGCCGTCGACACCGCCCGCTCGCTCGCCGCCGACCTCGGCCTCGGCCCCGACCGGGCCGCCTTCGTCGCCTCCGACGTGTACGACGCCGCCGAGGCCGTGCCCGACCGGGCGTACGACATCGTCTACACCGGCGTCGGCGCCCTCTGCTGGCTGCCCGACCTCGACCGCTGGGCCGAGATCGCCGCCGCGCTCGTCGCCCCCGGGGGCTTCCTGTACGTCTCCGAGTTCCACCCCCTCGCGGACTCCTTCGACGACGAGACCGGCAGCACGCTCGTCCACGACTACTTCGTCCGCGACCCCTGGGTGGACACCACCCCCGGCACCTACGCCGACATCGACGCGCCGACGGTGCACAACCGCAGCGTCGAGTGGGTGCACCCGGTCGGCGAGGTCGTCACCGCGCTCGCCAAGGCCGGGCTGCGCATCGAGTTCCTGCACGAGCACGACGTCACGCTCGTCCCCCGCTACGCGACCCTGGAGCGCCACGAGGACGGCTACCACCGCTTCCCGGCCGGCCGCCCCCGCGTCCCGCTGATGTACTCGCTCAAGGCGTCGCGTCCGGCCTGA
- a CDS encoding SURF1 family protein, with protein MYRFLRTPRWWGINLFVLLAVPFCVFMGTWQLGKFEDRVDSHQEAERKPDASAQRAEPLAELLPVDKETSGRAAEASGRYGEQFLVPDRELDGRPGAYVLTLLRTDEGRSLPVVRGWLPAGAEAPPVPSGEVTVVGALQASENQGTKGVRTAGGLPEGQLGMISAASLVNVVTDDVYDAWITLTDAPAGLTPVPAAAAAGTGLDAKAFQNLGYTAEWFVFGGFVVFMWFRLLRRDKEAARDEDLGLAAS; from the coding sequence GTGTACCGGTTCCTGAGGACCCCCCGCTGGTGGGGGATCAATCTCTTCGTCCTGCTGGCCGTCCCCTTCTGCGTCTTCATGGGGACCTGGCAGCTGGGCAAGTTCGAGGATCGCGTCGACTCCCACCAGGAGGCGGAGCGGAAGCCCGACGCGAGCGCGCAGCGGGCCGAGCCACTGGCGGAGCTGCTGCCGGTGGACAAGGAGACCTCGGGCCGCGCCGCGGAGGCCAGCGGCCGGTACGGGGAGCAGTTCCTGGTGCCGGACCGGGAACTGGACGGCAGGCCGGGCGCGTACGTGCTGACGCTGCTGCGGACGGACGAGGGGCGGTCGCTGCCGGTCGTCCGGGGCTGGCTCCCGGCGGGCGCGGAGGCGCCGCCCGTGCCGTCCGGCGAGGTCACGGTCGTGGGCGCGCTCCAGGCGTCGGAGAACCAGGGCACGAAGGGCGTGCGGACGGCCGGCGGGCTGCCGGAGGGGCAGCTGGGCATGATCAGCGCGGCCTCGCTGGTGAACGTGGTGACGGACGACGTGTACGACGCGTGGATCACGCTCACCGACGCGCCGGCCGGTCTCACGCCGGTGCCGGCGGCCGCGGCGGCGGGCACGGGGCTGGACGCGAAGGCGTTCCAGAACCTCGGCTACACGGCGGAGTGGTTCGTCTTCGGCGGTTTCGTGGTGTTCATGTGGTTCCGGCTGCTGCGCCGGGACAAGGAGGCGGCCCGGGACGAGGACCTGGGCCTGGCCGCGTCCTGA
- a CDS encoding SigE family RNA polymerase sigma factor, giving the protein MPAPRKAADATTGAATTGAGTTVDHLTETYRAHYRSLLGLAALLLDDTASCEDVVQEAFIRVHSARRRVRDPEKTLAYLRQTVVNLSRSALRRRILGLKLLSKPMPDMASAEEGAYDQLERDALIKAMKGLQRRQREVLVLRYFADMTEAQVAETLGISLGSVKAYGSRGIAALRVVMEAKA; this is encoded by the coding sequence ATTCCCGCGCCCCGCAAGGCCGCCGACGCCACCACCGGCGCCGCCACCACCGGCGCCGGCACCACCGTCGACCACCTCACCGAGACCTACCGCGCCCACTACCGGTCGCTGCTCGGCCTCGCGGCCCTCCTCCTCGACGACACCGCCTCCTGCGAGGACGTCGTCCAGGAGGCGTTCATCCGCGTCCACTCGGCCCGCCGGCGCGTCCGCGACCCCGAGAAGACCCTCGCCTACCTGCGCCAGACGGTGGTCAACCTCTCCCGGTCCGCGCTGCGCCGCCGCATCCTCGGACTCAAGCTGCTGTCCAAGCCGATGCCCGACATGGCCAGCGCCGAGGAGGGGGCGTACGACCAGCTGGAGCGCGACGCCCTCATCAAGGCGATGAAGGGCCTCCAGCGCCGCCAGCGCGAGGTCCTCGTCCTGCGGTACTTCGCCGACATGACGGAGGCCCAGGTCGCCGAGACGCTCGGCATCTCGCTCGGCTCGGTGAAGGCGTACGGTTCCCGCGGGATCGCCGCCCTGCGCGTCGTCATGGAGGCGAAGGCATGA
- a CDS encoding aspartate kinase has protein sequence MGLVVQKYGGSSVADAEGIKRVAKRIVEAKKNGHQVVVVVSAMGDTTDELIDLAEQVSPMPAGREFDMLLTAGERISMALLAMAIKNLGHEAQSFTGSQAGVITDSVHNKARIIDVTPGRIRTALDEGNIAIVAGFQGVSQDKKDITTLGRGGSDTTAVALAAALDAEVCEIYTDVDGVFTADPRVVKKAKKIDWISFEDMLELAASGSKVLLHRCVEYARRYNIPIHVRSSFSGLQGTWVSNEPTGDKVEQAIISGVAHDTSEAKITVVGVPDKPGEAAAIFRAVADAEINIDMIVQNVSAASTGLTDISFTLPKAEGRKAIDALEKAKTAIGFDSLRYDDQIGKISLVGAGMKTNPGVTADFFRALSDAGVNIELISTSEIRISVVTRADDVNEAVTAVHSAFGLDSDSDEAVVYGGTGR, from the coding sequence GTGGGCCTTGTCGTGCAGAAGTACGGAGGCTCCTCCGTTGCCGATGCCGAGGGCATCAAGCGCGTCGCCAAGCGGATCGTGGAAGCCAAGAAGAACGGCCACCAGGTGGTCGTCGTGGTCTCCGCGATGGGCGACACGACGGACGAGCTGATCGATCTCGCCGAGCAGGTTTCTCCCATGCCTGCCGGACGTGAGTTCGACATGCTGCTGACCGCCGGAGAGCGGATCTCCATGGCCCTGCTGGCGATGGCGATCAAAAACCTGGGCCACGAGGCCCAGTCGTTCACCGGCAGCCAGGCGGGTGTCATCACCGACTCGGTCCACAACAAAGCGCGCATCATCGATGTCACGCCGGGCCGGATCCGTACCGCCCTCGACGAGGGCAACATCGCCATCGTCGCGGGCTTCCAGGGCGTGTCCCAGGACAAGAAGGACATCACCACGCTGGGCCGCGGCGGCTCCGACACCACGGCCGTGGCGCTCGCCGCCGCGCTCGACGCCGAGGTCTGCGAGATCTACACCGACGTCGACGGCGTCTTCACCGCCGACCCGCGCGTGGTGAAGAAGGCGAAGAAGATCGACTGGATCTCCTTCGAGGACATGCTGGAGCTCGCCGCCTCCGGCTCCAAGGTGCTGCTGCACCGCTGCGTCGAGTACGCACGCCGCTACAACATCCCGATCCACGTCCGCTCGTCCTTCTCCGGACTCCAGGGCACGTGGGTCAGCAACGAACCGACAGGGGACAAGGTGGAGCAGGCCATCATCTCCGGTGTCGCCCACGACACCTCCGAGGCGAAGATCACCGTCGTCGGCGTGCCGGACAAGCCGGGCGAGGCCGCGGCCATCTTCCGGGCCGTCGCGGACGCCGAGATCAACATCGACATGATCGTGCAGAACGTGTCGGCGGCCTCCACCGGTCTCACCGACATCTCCTTCACCCTCCCCAAGGCCGAGGGCCGCAAGGCCATCGACGCCCTGGAGAAGGCGAAGACCGCGATCGGCTTCGACTCGCTCCGCTACGACGACCAGATCGGCAAGATCTCCCTCGTCGGCGCCGGCATGAAGACCAACCCGGGCGTGACCGCGGACTTCTTCCGCGCCCTGTCCGACGCGGGCGTCAACATCGAGCTCATCTCCACCTCGGAGATCCGCATCTCGGTCGTCACCCGCGCCGACGACGTCAACGAGGCCGTGACCGCCGTCCACTCCGCCTTCGGTCTGGACAGCGACTCGGACGAGGCCGTCGTCTACGGCGGCACCGGGCGCTGA